From the Anaerolineales bacterium genome, one window contains:
- a CDS encoding glycosyltransferase family 39 protein: protein MTSWLARGSAHVGRWAGSLAERPRRAGFSLVLLALILRLPTVGSRPMWYDEAFSVLFSSKGLPRMLQGSVDAEVHPLLYYSLLSGWMRAMGDTPIAVRGLSILFGLGSVVLGYAIGLRLMSPRQALAGGALIACLPFQVHYAQEARMYSLLACLLLGATLAYLTGVQRKGWLPWFAFALLACGAMYAHYLAAFYLIPLSLTSLFLGNRRVLLATAGSALLAVLLFLPWVGLLAGQWARLFQGYWIRVPGLEELVRTLLVFGVGLPVPDQFLPVALFLVILVLCIALLQTVGAARRRPVGWLRGLWLLGMAGAPVMLLFLVSQWVPAYLERALLPSGAMFALWLGWALVFPGGSPRLQSTAWIALVGLIAIGLWGFYTYDGFPYAPFDEINRQVAGEREAEEVIVHANKLTALPAAYQDPTIPARFLADRPGSGSETLAPATQRVLGLTADADVEQAVKGASGVWLVLFRQEMDEYRLLGIDPHPAIEALLAAYELVGETAHGDVIVQHYRLRSGQSG from the coding sequence ATGACTTCCTGGTTAGCACGCGGGTCGGCGCACGTGGGACGCTGGGCGGGGAGTCTGGCGGAGCGGCCGCGTCGCGCCGGCTTCTCCCTGGTGCTTCTCGCGCTTATCCTGCGACTTCCCACCGTAGGGTCACGGCCGATGTGGTATGACGAGGCCTTCTCTGTCCTGTTTTCTTCCAAGGGCCTGCCGAGGATGCTCCAGGGCTCGGTCGATGCGGAGGTGCACCCGCTCCTGTACTACAGCCTGCTGTCAGGATGGATGCGGGCGATGGGAGACACCCCGATCGCGGTCCGAGGCCTGTCGATTCTGTTCGGCCTGGGGAGCGTCGTGTTGGGGTATGCCATCGGCCTGCGGCTGATGTCACCCAGGCAGGCATTGGCCGGAGGTGCCTTGATCGCCTGCCTGCCGTTCCAGGTGCACTACGCCCAGGAAGCTCGAATGTATTCCCTGCTGGCGTGCCTGCTGCTGGGGGCGACGCTCGCTTACCTCACGGGCGTTCAGCGCAAAGGCTGGCTGCCCTGGTTTGCCTTCGCGTTGCTCGCTTGCGGCGCAATGTATGCCCACTACCTGGCAGCGTTCTACTTGATCCCCTTGTCCCTGACCTCGCTCTTCCTTGGCAACCGGCGCGTGCTGCTGGCGACCGCCGGCTCAGCCCTGCTGGCAGTGCTGCTGTTCCTTCCCTGGGTTGGCCTGCTTGCGGGCCAGTGGGCGCGACTTTTCCAGGGGTACTGGATCCGAGTGCCGGGTCTCGAGGAGCTGGTGCGCACACTCCTGGTCTTCGGGGTCGGCCTACCTGTGCCGGACCAGTTTCTCCCCGTTGCCTTGTTCCTGGTCATCTTGGTGCTATGCATCGCATTGCTGCAGACCGTGGGCGCTGCCAGGCGGCGGCCGGTGGGGTGGCTGCGCGGCCTGTGGCTGCTAGGGATGGCAGGCGCCCCGGTGATGCTGCTCTTCCTGGTCTCCCAGTGGGTCCCGGCCTACCTGGAGCGGGCCTTGCTTCCGTCCGGAGCCATGTTCGCCTTGTGGTTGGGCTGGGCACTTGTCTTTCCAGGCGGGTCGCCCCGTCTGCAGTCGACAGCCTGGATCGCGCTCGTCGGCCTCATAGCGATCGGCTTGTGGGGGTTCTACACGTACGACGGATTCCCGTATGCTCCCTTCGATGAGATCAATCGGCAGGTCGCAGGTGAACGAGAGGCGGAGGAGGTGATCGTCCACGCCAACAAGCTGACGGCACTTCCCGCCGCCTACCAGGACCCGACGATCCCTGCCCGGTTCCTGGCAGATCGCCCGGGGTCAGGGAGCGAGACCCTGGCCCCGGCAACCCAGCGGGTCCTGGGACTGACAGCCGATGCCGATGTCGAGCAAGCGGTCAAGGGCGCTTCCGGCGTTTGGCTGGTGCTGTTCCGACAGGAGATGGACGAGTATCGGCTGCTGGGAATCGATCCTCATCCGGCGATCGAGGCTCTGCTTGCCGCCTATGAGCTTGTCGGCGAGACCGCGCATGGGGATGTGATCGTGCAGCACTATCGATTGAGGAGCGGCCAATCCGGATGA